The genomic region ACCCGCCATATCCGTCCatccaaacaaacaaaaacaaaaaaacagagaaGTTAGAAGCTGAACAGAAGAACACACTGTTTGCAAGTCGGCACGGGCCACCGGAGCGAAAGCGAGACGGCGCGCTCCCCCGCCGCCGTCGGCGCTCGCGGAAAGAATGGGTCGTTGCTGATGTGCACGGCGAGTGGGGAATGAATGATTCGATTTGACCAAGATCGCCATTGTAAAATCCAtctttttcgttttcctttttctaGTTTGCACGGCTGTGGAGTACGAGTACAAAGGAAATATACTACTAGTAGAAAAGATTCTTACACGCATGAATGAGCCCGGCCCGCTGCCCAAGAGCTAATCTATGATTGTATATACCCACTCGCCGTCCACTTCTCCGGCCGATCGCTAGTGGCGAACAAACTATAGTAGAGGCTCAGGCTAAACCTGATCGATGCACTTATTCTGGGATTTGCTCTCAAAGCTATGATATGCACGAAGCGAAGATTAGGCTCAAGTTCACATCGTTTCAGTAATGGAACAGGACGTACAAATGCCTCTCATGTTATCTCTGCTCTGTAGTGCCACAGTGCTTCGCTTACCGCACTGTTGATGTCGCTGATTTGCCATAACCATAGCCAGTCAGAGACGTGGCAGCTCCATCCATTATCACTGACAGTCTAGCTGCCAGACACGCATAATAATGCTGGAACATTCACCAAACATTTGCTCGCAGCTAGCTGATGATTGACACTCAATCAACAGCTAAAAGGAAGACGAAACGAGTGGCCCGGTAATGGCCGAGTTGGCGACATGGGCTGAAAACACTAGAATACCACTCCTACCACGACAAACTGCACAAGAAAAGTCAGTAGCGTGCAGATTGATGGCGCAAGCTTTGGTGTTCGgcacatggggtgtgcggcgccATCGGGGAGGACCGGCGGACAAGATGCCGGGCCGGCGGGCGTGCGTGCGTGGTGGCCttgtggggaggggaggggaggacaTGGATGGGCACGGCCGGCGGTGGTGGCCGTTGCCTTCGTTTGGTCCACTGCTTTTTTTGGTGAGTGTGGCCAAAGGAAGGTTCAGTTCGGCTCGGTGCCTACTCTTGTTCCTGCCTACGAACGGACGAACGGCGTCGTACAGTACCTACCAGAATCATATCACCTTTAGCCTCCGCATGCTGGATGTTATTCCGTGTGGGGCAATAGTGACCTACTCATCTTGCTTGGGAGGTTCAGATGCAAGCAATCGGTAGGTTGCAGGGAAGTTCATAGTACCTACCAACTATTTCCATGGCGATTTCGGTTGCCCGATCCACGCGACGGGACACGCAGGGTGACCTACATCGGAGAGGGGTGAGGCGGCCATGGTTTTAGCTCGGAGACCCGTCGGCTTTCCGTCGCCGAATCGACCGGTTTCTCCGATATGGCGGTGTAGCTGATGGACCTGGGGATCGCCGGGACTGCCGGAAATCTGACTTAAACTGGTGCAAGCAAGGCCACATGTTACTTTGAGGCAGAGGCGACGCCATCGCACGAGGCTGTGGGCTAACGGCGACAGGGATCGGCCACCGACCGGGTCGTTTTCCTGCTGACGACGAGACCAACTTCCGAATCCGATACGCGACTTGGATCTCCCGTTAGAATACGAGCACCGTTAGATCATCGTCACTGCAGCTGTGCCTCAAATTAACAAGCACTCGTATTAGAAAAGGCTCAACACAGCATTAAATAAAGAAGATAAATACGGGCTTATGGTTGCGTTAAGTAGGTATTCAGAGGCTAGTATATTCGGCACTCTTGTGGTTGTGGTGCAGCAGCACTGTCTGTCACCGCCTCTCTTTCTGCCAAATAGCACTACACTTTGCAGGTGGTTGTGTGCTTGGCCACGGCGGTTGCTTATGCTTGCACTTGCACGCTCACCTTTTTGGTTGACTCCCATGTTGCTCATGAACTGGAAGGGAGATCAGCTCTGATTTCAGTTTGTTAAGCCAGGCCGAGGAATCTTGAGCGAAAAGTTGAGTGCATTGgcaacaatccggtgataaaaggATCCCAAAGGGAAATCCTTTTTGGTGGCAAAAGGGGTGTATATACTTGTAAAGAggacagagggagagagagagagagagggagagagagaataaTGGATCGGTGCCGCCGACAACAGTTAAAACAGGCTGGTTGCCTTTGATAGATCCATCGTTATGGAATGGAACATGCATGCCTTCCTCGGATCCCCCGTCCATGCAATCAGCATTGCCACCTCACATGCACGCATGCTTAGCGACTGAGAATAGGCCATCATTATGCTGCTATCGGTTGTCACATGGCGCGTTGGCGCATCTACCCTCGGCGAGCGGATGATTGACAGGATCTCAACACGATTAAGTAGAACCGCAGACGATCTAGCTCGATTATCACTCAAAGATGCCCCGATTTCAGTGTAGCGATACCAGGTTTCAGAGATAAACAGAGTTCTATCGATAACGAGCTAGGGTTCTACGCTAGAGCTAGCCTATTGCAAGCTTGGGGAAGAGGTTGATGCGGTACACCGATGGCGGAGAGGGTTTAATAGCTAAGGGAAGCTGGCGACCACGGCAGCTAAATCTAAATGAGCTGTCTGTCAGTTCATTGTAGCCTTCATTATTGTAAAAACCTTCTACCTGCCTTGCAGAAACGAAGGGGTACAACAAAATACAGAGGGTTACTAGTAGCAGGTAAAGACTAAAGAGGACCAGTGTGTCAGCGCCCTCGCCGCACCCAGCGTCACCAACGGGCCAAGTCCACACGGCAGCAGCTTGCGTGGCGCCGCTGCTGCCCAACCAGCACCACGGGCTCGCAGGCCCAACACCCGCGTCACTGGGCCAGAATGGACTAAGTGAAGCCCAGGCGAGGCGGCCACTACTTAAGGCGAGACCACCGACTAGCTCGGCATCCAGTGGATCAAGGCAACAACGACGGCGGCTACCCTAGTTCCATTCCCCTCTCTGTAATTGCAATTTCCCTATAATCGAGATACTGGACTCGAATTCATGAGTGAGATCAAGCTAGTTCGAAGAATCCCTACTCTGTACCTTACATCTAGTATCAGAGACCAATCCCACCCCCTTCCACCGACCACTCTGGCCAAGATCATCGAGACGCGGCGACTACGCCAAGCACGATCATAGCTCGTCGCCATGGATCCAACCGTTGAAGCTTTCCTCGAACGCCTCGACAATACTCTCAAGGCCCAGAACAAGGCCATCGCCGAGATCCAGGCGTCCACAGCCAAAATCGACGACCTCGTCCATTGGCGACCTGATCTGGAGAAGCGCGTCTCCGATCTGGGCGACGCGGTGGCGGCGCTCCAACTTGCGCAAACCAAGGAGATCGAGGGGAATCGAGCACCCGCATCGAGCTACATCCCGCCAGCGACGACCGATACCCACCTCGGGGCCGGACCGGCACGGCCGACGCTCCTCAAGGGCCAAATGGCCACGGCGTCTTCAACCTACCACGGGGGCCCCCGGCGGTGTCATTCCAGACGCCGCCCCGCCCCCGGCATCGGGTCAGTTCAATTCCCTGGCGCCATCTCCTTCCTCGTTGTCTCCCTTCGCTCATGCCAGTCAACTCCTCTCGGGACTGGGACAAACGCACCCGTCCATTTCGTTTCCTCAATTTACGGGAGACAACCCGAATCTATGGAAAACATTGTGCGAGCAATACTTCCAGATGTTTGGGATTTTACCATCGTTTTGGGTCCCCATGGCAGCTCTGAATTTTCCAGGGGCAGCCTCTGTTTGGTTACAGTCCATTCAGAAACGACTCGGGGATTATGATTGGGATGCTTTTACCACACTCCTTTGTGCTCGTTTTGGGCGCGATCGGCATCAAACGCTGATCAGGCAGTTTTACACTGTCCGCCAAACGGGTTCAGTCGCTCAATACATAGAGCAATTTGAATTGATCATTAATCATTTATCTTCGTATTCTGACACAATTCATCCCTTCTATTTCCTGACCCGTTTTGTCGAGGGGCTACGGAAGGACATACGAGCGGTGGTGCTCGTCCAGAGGCCGCCGGACTTGGACACCGCGTGTGCGTTGGCCTTGCTTCAGGAGGAAGTGGCCGACGGCGTCTTCGGCAACCTGCCGCGCCCACCGGATGCGGCGCCGCGCGCGGGCACACCCCTGCCCTTGCCTCCTCCTTCGGCACGTCTGGTGCCCGCTGCACCTGCAGCGGATCGCCGGGGCACCGAAGCTGCTCGAGCGGACACGTCAAAGATCAAGGCTCTCAAAGACTACCGGCGCGCGCGAGGGTTGTGTTTCAAGTGTGGTGAGCGCTGGGGACAGGATCATGTCTGCCCGACCACCGTCCAATTGCACGTGGTAGAAGAAATGCTCGAGCTATTCGGCGTTGAAACCAGCAATGAGGTCGAGGGAGAAGTACAACAAGTTCACGCGATCTCGCGACCAGCtcttgatggtggtgtgtcacccAAAGCGTTCCAATTGCTGGCAACCATGCAATATCAGGAGGTGCTCATTTTGGTGGATAGTGGGAGTTCCACATCTTTCATCAACCAGCGTCTGACCGAACGCTTGTCAGGGGCCCGAGCTCTGCGCCAGCCATGTCGGGTCAAAGTAGCTGATGGAGGTGAACTAGTCTGTTCGGCATCTATTCCCGATTGCCAGTGGTCGTCGCAAGGATTGGAATTCGTCACGGATATGAAGATTTTACCGCTCGGAGTGTATGATGCCATTCTTGGGATGGATTGGCTGGAGCAACACAGCCCGATGACTGTTGATTGGAGGAACAAGCATTTGCGTATCCCAACAGCTCTCGGGCCAGCCAGTTTGTTCGGGCACGAAGCGCAGTCCACCCAATGCCATGTCATCAACAGTGCTCAGCTGCAACAACTGCATCGACAGGGGGCTCTATTGCATCTTTGTCTGCTCTACCCAATCGACGAGAAGCCGAAACACTCAGTGCCTGAAGCCCCTGGTCTGCAACAGTTACTGGCAGAATTTGAGGATGTGTTTGGTGAGCCGCAGGGACTACCCCCCCGACGGGCTTGTGATCATAAGATTCCTCTCATGCCGGGGGCACAACCTGTTAACATTAGGCCCTATCGTCATAAACCAGAACACAAGTCAGAGATCGAGCGGCAGGTCCAAGAGCTATTATAGTCCGGAGTAATTCAGCGCAGCCACAGCATATTCTCTTCCCCTGTCATTTTAGTTAAGAAGGAAGACGGCACATGGAGAATGTGCGTCGATTACAGACACCTCAACGCGATGACACACGTCAGCAAGTTTCCTGTTCTGATTATTGAAGAACTGTTGGATGAGTTGCACGGTGCAGTGTGGTTCTCCAAGCTGGATTTGCGCGCGGGGTACCACCAAATTCGTTTGGCCGAAGGGGAGGAATTTAAAACAGCTTTCCAAACCCACTCAGGTCACTACGAATTCAAAGTGCTTTCGTTTGGACTGGCAGGAGGACCTGGTACCTTTAATGGAGCAATTACTGAAACAATGCACCCCCTCTTGCGGCACTGCGTCTTGCTTTTCTTCGACgacatccttgtttttagcaagacTTGGGAGGATCATTTAGCCCACCTCCGACAGGTTCTCGAGCTTCCGCGCAGAGACCAATGGAAAGTGAAGGAGTCCAAGTGTGAATTTGGATAGCGGCAATTATCTTATTTGGGGCATGTGATTAGCAGTGAAGGAGTGGCCACAGACCCAGGGAAGATTCAAGCAGTGGAAGCATGGCCAACCCCTACGGACGCGAAGGAGGTGCGTCGTTTCTTGGGACTGGCGGGCTATTACCGCAGATTTGTGCGCGGATTCGGCATCATAGCTCGCCCCCTGTTCAATCTTTTGAAGAAGGGCGTTCCGTTTGTCTGGACAGAGAACACCGACCAAGCTTTTACCCTTCTCAAACAGCAGTTGGTGTCGGCACCGGTGTTGGCAATGCCAGACTTTAGTAAACCCTTCACGATCGAGACTGACGCATGCGACAAAGGTATCGGGGCAGTTTTGCAACAGGAGGGGCATCCGATTGCATTCATGAGTAAAGGCTTGAGCCCTCGTTACCAGGGCCTGTCAACATATGAAAAGAGTACCTGGCTATTGTGGTTGCCGTCGATCAGTGGCGACCCTACCTGCAGCACAGCGAGTTTGTCATCTTCACAGACCAAAAAAGTCTTATTCATCTGGAAGAACAGCGTTTGACAATGCCTTGGCAATAGCGCGCGTTTACAAAGCTACTGGGTTTGCGGTATGTCATTCGGTACAAGAAAGGGTCGGACAACACTGCGACTGACGCGCTGTCGCGTTCGCAGTCTCCAAAACTGCTGTTTGATATCACTTCATGTCAGCCTAGCTGGTTGGATGACGTGCTGGCCAGCTATAACTGCAATCCCCAGGCGCAGAAACTACTTCAGCAGCTCGCACTGCGAGAGGATCCAAAGAAACGCTTTGCCCTGCAGAATGGCATACTGTACTTTCGAGACCGAATCTGGCTCAGGGGTTCGACAGCTTTACAGCAACGCATCATCTCAGCCTTCCATGACAGCCCCATGGGGGGTCACAGTGGATTCCCAGCCACTTTCAGGCGCGTTCGTCGCCTGTTTGCGTGGCCTAAGATGAAGGTGCACATCCTGCAATACGTCTGATGCTGCCCAGTCTGCCAACAGGCCAAACTCGACAGGTCAGCATCCCCAGGACTGCTTGAACCATTACCAATTCCAAAGCAGCCGTGGGACATGATTACCATGGATTTCATAGACGGCCTACCGCAGTCGGGCAAGTTCAATTGCCTCTGGGTGGTTGTCGACAAGAGGACCAAGTTCCCTCACTTTCTACCGTTGGCGCATCCTTATACAGCCTCGAAGGTGGCACTATTATACATGTCCAACATCTACAGCATTCATGGCTTCCCTGTTTCAATCGTGTCAGATAGAGACCCGGTCTTCACCGGCAATTTTTGGCGTGAACTTTTCAAGTATGCCGGCACAGATTTGAGGATGAGCTCAGCGAATCACCCGCAAACTGATGGCCAGACAGAGAGGGTGAACCAGTGCGTTGAGACTTACATGCGTTGCTTCATTCATGCTTGCCCGGGGCGCTGGAGTCACTGGATCCCATTGGCGCAGTTCTGGTACAACTCCTCTTACCACTCTAGCATCGGCATGTCTCCGTTCAAAGCAATGTTCGGGTATGAACCAAGACAATGGGGGCTGGCACCCACTTTTGACTGCACGGTTCCTTCCCTCCACGCGTGGTTGGACGAACGAGCAATCGTCCAGGATCTACTACAACAGCACTTGCCTCGGGCGCAACAGCACATGAAGGTGCAAGCTGACAAACGCCGGTCGCCGCGCGTCTTCGAGGTGGGTGAAGTTGTCTATCTCAAGCTGCAGCCGTATATACAAACCTCGGTGGCGAGAAGGGCAAACCACAAGCTCTCCTTCAAGTACTATGGACCATTTCCGATCATCGCCAAGATAAATGATGCTGCCTACAAGTTGGAACTGCCATCGCACTCGCAAGTGCACcccgtgtttcacgtttcccagcttCGCCGCTGCCTTAGCCCGGGTACGCCAACCTCTGATGTTCTTCCCCATCCTACTAACATCCCAGTGGTACCAGTCGCAGTTCTGCAGCAACGCTGGCGCCGGAAGAACGGGACCCTCGTGGAGCAGGTCCTGATATGATGGTCGGACCCATCAGCGTTGGAAGACACTTGGGAGGACAAGGTACAGGCGCGCTTCCCTGGTGCagaggcttgggggcaagcctcaTCCCAAGGAGGGGATGTCAGCGCCCCCGCCGCACCCAGCGTCACCAACGGGCCAAGTCCACACGGCAGCAGCTTGCGTGGCGCCGCTGCTGCCCAACCAGCACCACGGGCTCGCAGGCGCAACACCCGCGTCACTGGGCCCGAATGGACTAAGTGAAGCCCAGGCGAGGCGGCCACTACTTAAGGCGAGACCACCGACTGGATCGGCATCCAGTGGATCAAGGCAACAACGGCGGCGGCTATCCTAGTTCCATTCCCCTCTCTGTAATCACAATTTCCATGTAATCGAGATACTGGACTCGAATTCGTGAGTGAGATCAAGCTAGTTCGAAGAATCCCTACTCTGTACCTTACACAGTGCAGCGTCACCTTCAGCTCCATGGGCAATCCCTAAAAACGGGATTACCGGTGGGACAGCAAATCCACAATCCATTTAGTCACGACCTAAGGCCGAAAGTTCCCAGCTGCACGTACGCAGCAATACCGACATATCGACATAAGAAAAACGATCATAAAACCTCATCCTTCCGACAAGCCATAGAAGCTAACACATGGTATCTAATACGCAAGTACTCGGAAAACTTTCATAAAAGTGGGTGGCTTTTTCCTCGCAATGTCGTTGCAATGCAATGTGCAAAAAAGAGGCCACTTTTTCCCATGGAATACGCACATTCGTCGTAAGATCCTCTAGCCCCAGGGCAGATGGGGGACTGACAAGAACGCTGGACCTAATGAGGCGGTTGATGAAGACGTTTAATCAAAGCAATGCCACTGAAATATCAATGGGTTGATCCCGTTGTGACGGCCATTACTTGTGGGATCATCGTTACCGTACGGGTATATTATCCATAGTTGTCAGCTACTGACCACGCACATACTGTTACGGAAATCAAAACCATGCAAGTAGTACAGTGGCGTCACAAAAATTAGGAGATCTGACTGTAGATGAGCTTGAGATCTTACCTACAACAAGTTCAGAAGCATCAGCAGCTGCGTATCATCTACCCGTGGAAACTTGCTGGCGGTTCTGAAGATCGCTTTCATCCAGTCAGCACTAAAAAGCTCTTTGAACAGCAATTAGTAGGAGTAGATAAGAACCAACTGCGTTCCGAAAATCTGACGAGGCAGTGAGGCGTCAGTTCATAAAAGAACATAGAGGACGTGATACATCAACCACTAGATTGGGTTAACGTATGTCGTGAAGGACGTCAACTGAGCCGACGCAAAGCCAGAGAAACCAGCTCAAAATAACATCGGTTTCAACCAGCACCGTCTAATCAATGGATAATTAATCTGGCACCACCGACTAAAAGCATATGCTAATCAAGACAAAGATACAAGTATTAGAGTGTCACGAATAAAGATTAGCAAGCTTCATGATGACTAATCTCAGTGACAAATGGTAACTGATATGCTAAATTACTCAAGAAAGAGCAAATAGATGGATGCATATTTTTGAATACCAAAATGATGTCACAAATAAAGTAACTAAGTTACAGGTGTATGAGGGCTGCATCAGTTGCAAATTTACGGATGGGACCAAAAATGAACAATACTGAAGAAGAAACCAACAAAGTTATTAGCCATTTTTGGCTGCTATGAATCTACTAGAAGAATTACACTCGTTAAATATTTAGGATTTGGAAGACCGATGAGGAAATGGAATTTGCCAGTGTATCTATCATCTTTCTGTCACTCCGAGAAAATGGGATGATGTCATGGAAAAAATCAACTAAGATTCAGTCACAGATATTACACTGTTGTATTCCATGGAGAAGAATAGCAAACAGATCGTGCTAATGCATACAAATGAACACATCTAAGATCAAACAAAATCTCCAAAGGTAATTCTGACCAACAAAGGGTAGCAATGCTCCTCGTTATAGTTGGGCCACGATGTGTCATCTCCCGCCAAATAGCTTTTGTGCAGATTCCAGACAGTGGGATCATAGTTCTCTATCAACTCATAACATAAATCATATTCTTTGATTATGTCTAGGAACTTGTTGAGTGAATCACCTCTCTTCGGGCTCAGAAAGATAGCCTGCGAGGTCTCTGAATGCTTCAACAAAGATTTGACTGTCCGGGCAAGACTTTGATGGAATTGCTTGAAAAATGTACTGCAAGACAAGTGAGATGTGAATAAGACAATCCAGGTAAAACTGAACACTGTCTTGCGTCTGTATATTAGTGGCGGACTTGACCTACAATAGGCTGGTTGCGCTATGAATTGTACAATTACTATCATCTCTTCAGCAGGGGGGATACAAGTTTAGCCATTTCTGTATTTTGAGTTTTTGACTGGATGCATATGAAAGAATGATGATCAAATCAAAGCGCAGATGCAATCATATAACTTTTAAAACAGTTTTATATTTTCACACAATGGAAGAAACTCCAACTTCTTCACCTAATCAGTATTACAGGCCCACCACATTACAGGATACCACTGACACAGGAAATGGCACTTAGCAGTAGTAGTTGATTAGATCTGTTCAAGAATAATGAAGTGGTAAGGGGTAGAACAAATATttaaaaaaagggggggggggggtagaacaTACCAGTCACTTGCAACAATGATGTCAAAAGAGTTCAACATGTCTGAAGCATGCTCTTGATCCCAGTGCAGTGTCATAGGTTTAACTTTCGTTTGACCAAAAGTTTCTGCATTGATGGATATGTTCTGCTGGATATCTGAGGGTTAATGGATTACAAAGCCATAAAAGGTAACATCTAGAACAGCCCGTTTTTATTTGCGGTTGAGTCGCAGTATTCACGAAAAGTAGCAAAAAAATAACACTTGTAGTATGTAGGTCATATTACATTAATACTAACAAACTTTAAATTATGCAACAGCTTTTATATATAACTCATTAAGAAGGATACATCCAACTACTTGTGGGTTTCCATCAGAAATAACAACCTCGCCAGCATTTACACTGGCTGCAATAACAAGTCCCGCCAATCCATAACCAGCTCCAAGTTCAAGCACCCTTTTAGACCTATAATGAATTTGGAAGGAAAATAATCTGAGAAATATAGCACTAGCACGTAGAGTGAATCTAGTCAAAGCAGCAATAGATGTTTGTATGCTAAAACAAAAATTCAATCCACAGTTCTAGGTAGGAATGTAGGATTCGTGAGAGCAGAAAATTATTACAAGGCTAAAGCAGAGACCAAAATATCTGACCCTTGTGACAGTTTTGAGCTCTCATGAATCCTACCTAGAACTGTGGGTTGAAATCTTCTGAATCAGGTTCAGGACAAGTGGAATATCTGTGCAATTTACTCGAACACGAGCAACTCAAGTTACTCAAGCATGTTATGCGATCTGCAAAAGCAAGCGTACTGTTGATAAAGTAAGACGAATTAATCCAAGTGTGTCACATGGATAAATACACCTCACTACAAACCTGAACATATCTGAATGGTTGATACAGTAGAAGGCAAGGACCTCTTCAGACGGCCAACAACCTTCAAGAAAGAGAAACAATAAAGATAGACATAGATGAACAGTATCACATGAGCAGCATAGTGGGTGTAAGAATAACAAAGAATTCAGAGTTATATATTAGCCATGAGCCCATGACACTATCAAATCTGCAGTTGTATAGCAGTCCTACTTCAGAAGCTCTAGGTTAACCATACTAGACTCGTGGGATTAATGGAGCATCTGTTTTTTTTTACCTGGCCGGAACCTAAGCTAGTTAGGTGGTTTACTAGAGATGATCGAACCATTTTAGAACTTGAGGGCATGAATACTGTTAATATGGGTGAATCTTGTATTAGATAACTTCAAGAGTCTATTGGATATGTTAGATTGCTGTTTCTAGTCTAACCAGCTTCCTATGCACAGGGGGCTTCAAAACCTTACTTGGCCAAAAATGACAGGAAAGGCAAGTAAAATGAACAAGGGACCAAACAGTTCATATTTTGCATAGAAAAAAAATGTTTATATTCCCTTTCCACACGAAGTGTCAGCCCGTTCTTTACATTCCAAACAAAAAATTGAGAACTCTTCAATTGGCAGGCAGTAAGTTATGACAACTAAACCAATAACTGCAGCAAATGAGAAACAAAGATAATAGATCAGCTTGAACAAGAAACTTAGGCTAACAGATAGAATGACACAATCCATGATATAACAAAGATAATAGATCAGTTTGAACAAGAAACTTACATACAAGTCCAGTAGTGTCAATATTGAATCTGTTGGAAGCTTCAATGTCATTTAGTTCCAGGGAATCATCTCTTCTGTATCTGTAATCAAACACTAAAATATTAAACTAAGGAATTATAGCGAACATTTCTAGTTTTCTAATTGGTGGGGCTTACTGGACAGAAAGAGAAAAATGTGATTCCCAATTTTATCAGAAAACAAGTAGAAGATCAATGTGTGTGCTACAACCGGAGAAAAACAGCATTTAGTATGACAGTAACTACGGGGAAAATAGTTGACTGCTTACATTACATTAAGTTCCGGTGAACCTCCACAGGGCAGCTTATAACAAACATAGACATCTCTTTGGCATTCCACACCATTTTCATTTCCATTTAATGAATCTCCTTGTGATTTATTTAACTGTGAAATCGGCACTGTGTGACACTCGAACAGATTAAAACTACGCGACGTCTTCCTTGAAATTTTGTTGGTATCACCTTTCTCCTGCGGGTCATTAGAAGTTCCCTCTGTATAAAAACGAATTAAAAAATGTTAACCTCTAAAAGGTAGAAATTGCAGATTTTAGTGGGTGTTTTTTTGGGGGGTGGGTAAACCACTTCAAGTTGCAAAAGGTTAAATAGAAACAACACTGACAAAAATAGCCAGCTGCATTACGGTAACCAGAACAACATTGAAATGAAAGGAAATTACGATGATGTTGTGTACTATAAAAAACAGCTAATATTGACAGTAAACATCTTCCTTACAGTTAAACAGGGTCTACCTAGATGAAAATGATGATAATCTCCGTACATAAAAACAGTTATGGCTAACTAAAGTGTACATTCGGCATTCACAAGTTCATACAGTACTGCTAATATCAAAGGATAAGCTGTGAGCATATTGCCCATATGCGTAAAAGTACATGGTTTCAAAGCAAGAACCTCATGCACCATCTCATTCAAACAAGAAATCATACTCCAGAGAAAGCTAGACCTGTTTCTTTTAATCAAGTACTCAGATATAAGGGAAATGGGCCAAGTTCATTCAGTTGAGGGACTGGATCTACAATCCCACCAGCTGGGTTTCAAGTCCTGGTGGATGCAGATCTGGGTTTCTATTTATAGTGCCGGGACTTCCCCTGCAATTTTCTTTTAATTGGTACTCAGGTATACACATAAATGGCATGTGCCACAACCAATATGCGTGCTAACCATTTTGCCTGAATTAAAAATTTGCAGGCACATGAATTGAGAGCTGGAATGGCATAATAAGCCGTTGACAGCAATCGTGTTGTGTCTCGATCTTCTGAAATGCAAGTCGGTAGTAACATAAACGCCAATGCTCCCCTTGCATTACAGCACTAGTAAATCAAGAGATCCACCTACACTCTTCCTGTTCAGTCAGAAGGTATAGCCCAATTATCGGTGCTACGAGGTCTCGAGAGTGAAGATAATTACGGCGCGAAGCCTTCTTCACCGTCCTTACCTATGTAGTAGAAGCTATCTCGTCTACTGGAGTAAACAGCGGCAGATCAAATG from Triticum aestivum cultivar Chinese Spring chromosome 4A, IWGSC CS RefSeq v2.1, whole genome shotgun sequence harbors:
- the LOC123085189 gene encoding calmodulin-lysine N-methyltransferase, producing MHIRPRLNRCFSRKNKLNQTSRAPFPVPMGSSSPSPSPEPPQSSAPADGASNASLRWHILRRALLSRSASPRASEGTSNDPQEKGDTNKISRKTSRSFNLFECHTVPISQLNKSQGDSLNGNENGVECQRDVYVCYKLPCGGSPELNVIYRRDDSLELNDIEASNRFNIDTTGLVCCWPSEEVLAFYCINHSDMFRSKRVLELGAGYGLAGLVIAASVNAGEVVISDGNPQVVGYIQQNISINAETFGQTKVKPMTLHWDQEHASDMLNSFDIIVASDCTFFKQFHQSLARTVKSLLKHSETSQAIFLSPKRGDSLNKFLDIIKEYDLCYELIENYDPTVWNLHKSYLAGDDTSWPNYNEEHCYPLLVRITFGDFV